DNA from Chryseomicrobium sp. FSL W7-1435:
TGGTTTTTTTGTATATTGAGTTCCGTTTCGGGGTTGCGTTCCGTGGGCGCGTCGTGTCTACAACTCAATGTAATCGAGTTACGAACGTCAGAAAGACGCTCCAAAAACAGTCGCACCAACCGAGGCCAAGAACGCCTCACTTGGCACGCCTGATTTTCTCGGACTTTCTAGCATGACGTTCTCCACATCTAAGAGGGGTCTCACGTTTCGACTTTTGATCCCACTGGAGTCAACCCCTACACTCCACTCAACTTTCTAACTAGTTTAGTCCTATTACTATAGTGGTCCCATCCTCTATTTTACTGCTTCAAGCATTGAGATTGGCAGTGCTTCTTCAAAACGCTCCCCACCCAAGCGATGTCCCCAAGCAAAACGACCTTTTAAATAATCCACTTTAAAATACACACCCGGATCTCCTTCAATCTTATAAAGCTCTCCAGGTACAATCGTCTTTGGATCAATCAAATAGGCCTGTGCCATCTTGGCTTTTCGCTCATAAACAGCGAATTCGTTAACTATTCCCAGCTGTTCAGCTTTACGAGCCTTTTCTTTTAAATTTGCGATTTCTTGACGGAGTTCAGCTTGCGTCATCTGACTATATTTTTTATCCATCTTCTTGCTCCTTCTGATCAATAAATTGATCAATTATATCAAGAGGAAACCCTTTACCGTATAACTGCTGTTTTACTTTTTGACGTCTTTCTCTACCTTTGTATTTAATAGATACTTTACGCCACGACTTTTCACCTTGGTCATTCAATTTATCCGTCCATTCGTCGGTTACCAACTCATCTTCTAAACGACTAATGACAGTTTTACCGATATGAAAAGGGTATCCTTTTCTGGCCAACAAATCTTGTATCTTCTTCTTTTGTTGAGACGGCGTTAGGCGCTGAGCAGAACGCAATGTCTTTTCAGCTAAAGCCATTGCAACTTCAAGTTGTTGCTCTTCTGTATAGGTCTCGAGAACTTGTTGGCGAGTTTCTTCATCGATTCCTTTTTGCTTTAATGATTGTCGGATAGCATTTGGCCCCTTTTTTGATGAGTTTTTTTCAGTGGAAAGTAATGCCTTTGAGAAGGCTTCATCATTTAAATAGTTGTAATCATGTAGTTTTTTGATTGCCTCTAGGGCGACTGCATCCCCGTATCCCACATCTAGTAGTTTTTTCTTCACTTCTTGTTCACTACGCATGCGGTAGCTCAAATAATTCAGTGAGGCACTAAACGCCTTGCGCACCTCATCCTCGTAGATCATGTCATCCATCTCGAAATCAACTAGTACTTTGCCTTTAGTTAATTGATGCTGGATTAAAACACTTTCATCGACGCTGAATGCGTATGCCTCATCCAAATAAATATTGTAACGGTCCAGATTTTTCTTCTGACGCGTAATCTTGGTTATTATTGGCATTGTTTTTCAGCTCCTCAGATTCAGTTACAAGATTTTAGGGTAACTTCTATAGTATCATACAAAAAAAAGGAGGTCATTCGATGAAGATTGCTATTACGGGAGGAACTGGCTTTGTCGGTAAAGAACTGACAAATCTGCTACTTTCTCAAGGTCATCATGTCTATATTTTAACTCGTTCAGACCATAAAAGTGATTCAGCTGTTACCTATGTAAAATGGTTAACAGATGGTGCCACTCCAGAAAAGCACTTAGAAGGTATTGATGGAATCGTTAATTTAGCAGGAACTTCTATCAATGAAGGCCGCTGGACAGATGAACAAAAAAAGAAAATCTATTCAAGTCGTATGAAGGCAACTGATGAAGTACTTCGAATTATCGAAGCTGTGCAAGTTAAGCCTCGAGTGCTTGTGAATGCTTCAGCAATAGGAATTTACCCTGCTTCTAAACACAAAACTTATACCGAGCACTCTTCAGAACGCGCTGATGACTTCTTAGCCAAAACCGTAGAAGATTGGGAAAAGAAGGCGAAAAAAGCTGAACAATTCGGTGTACGTGTAGCATACGGTCGTTTTGGCGTCATACTAGGAAAAGATGAAGGCGCATTACCACTCATGGCGCTTCCTTACAAAATGTTCGTGGGTGGTAAGGTAGGTTCCGGTAAACAGTGGCTCTCATGGGTACATGTGAAAGACGTTGCAAATGCGTTGTATTTTGCATTAACGACTGATGAACTTACTGGACCATTTAATGTTACCGCTCCTCGCCCTCTTCGAAACGACGACTTCGGAAAAGTACTAGGTTCTGTCCTGCATAGACCTCACTTCTTCCCTGTCCCTGGAGTTGCCTTG
Protein-coding regions in this window:
- a CDS encoding TIGR01777 family oxidoreductase, producing the protein MKIAITGGTGFVGKELTNLLLSQGHHVYILTRSDHKSDSAVTYVKWLTDGATPEKHLEGIDGIVNLAGTSINEGRWTDEQKKKIYSSRMKATDEVLRIIEAVQVKPRVLVNASAIGIYPASKHKTYTEHSSERADDFLAKTVEDWEKKAKKAEQFGVRVAYGRFGVILGKDEGALPLMALPYKMFVGGKVGSGKQWLSWVHVKDVANALYFALTTDELTGPFNVTAPRPLRNDDFGKVLGSVLHRPHFFPVPGVALKTALGEKSQLILEGQQVIPEVLLQHGFHFDYPTAPEALKNIYG
- a CDS encoding YfhH family protein, with product MDKKYSQMTQAELRQEIANLKEKARKAEQLGIVNEFAVYERKAKMAQAYLIDPKTIVPGELYKIEGDPGVYFKVDYLKGRFAWGHRLGGERFEEALPISMLEAVK
- the recX gene encoding recombination regulator RecX — encoded protein: MPIITKITRQKKNLDRYNIYLDEAYAFSVDESVLIQHQLTKGKVLVDFEMDDMIYEDEVRKAFSASLNYLSYRMRSEQEVKKKLLDVGYGDAVALEAIKKLHDYNYLNDEAFSKALLSTEKNSSKKGPNAIRQSLKQKGIDEETRQQVLETYTEEQQLEVAMALAEKTLRSAQRLTPSQQKKKIQDLLARKGYPFHIGKTVISRLEDELVTDEWTDKLNDQGEKSWRKVSIKYKGRERRQKVKQQLYGKGFPLDIIDQFIDQKEQEDG